The genomic DNA AAACCCGAAGCATCGGCGGATCCAACGGCATTTTGGCCTCAAACGGGATGCTTTCGATGAACGGTTGGTACGGTATGCGCGACTGTCTCGACGGATCTTCGAACGTCATCATCATGTCCGAGATGAGCGGCGTGATGCGGTACGCTGGGAGCGGTGGTTCGCTGGGGCAGATTGTTTTGCGCGGAGCCAGCGGGAGCGACCACGGTTGGCTGATGGGAACTTTGGAACCCAACCGGGCTCCCGGCTTTGTCAACGATGGGAACAACGCGCGTTGCTTCAACATCACAACCATTCGGTATCCCGTCAAAGCGGCTCCCTTTTCAAACACCGTTTATCCCGGGATGGCAAGCAATTACGGGCCTAACAATCCGTTGACCTCCAACCATCCCGGCGGTGCGATGTCGCTTCGGACCGACGGTTCGGTCCAGTTTCTTGCCGAAAGCACGCAGCTTTTGACGCTGAAACGACTAGCATCGCGAGACGATGGAAATCCCGTGAACTAGGTCTTGGCCTGTTCTTATCCTAAATTTTTCAAATCCAACTGTCGTCGCAAGCGGCAGTTTCTGCTTTGCCTAAGGGAGACTTCGTTGTGGTCGATGAAAAAAAGTTCCGCGTCCCATTTCTGCTCGTTCTGTTTCTGTCCGCTGTGCCGTTAGCAATGGGATGTTCATCGAGCGATACCTCCAACACGGGAACCGTCGCGGGAAGCGTCAACTACAACGGTAGCTCTCTCGGCGAGGGAGCGTCGGTCGTCTTCATGGACATGACAACGGGATTCACATGTGCTGGTGTGACCGATGCCGAAGGGAAGTTCCAATTGGAATCGATTAACGATGGCAATCTGCCAATCGGCAGTTACGGAGTAATGGTTCGGCCTGGCGGAACGATGGATATGGCGGCGATGGAACAAGCTTCCAGCGCCGAGGATGCGATGAACGATGCGGGGATCGCCAAGCCAGCGGCCGTGAAATTTCCCTCCAAGTACAATGATCTGGCGACTAGCGGGCTGTCGTTTGAGGTCCAGCAAGGGGCTAACGAAATGCAGATCGAACTCGTCGATTGAGATCAGTTTTGTGCAGCGGTCGGCGGCGGTGGGGCCGGCCATTGGTGTTGCTCGTATCCGGCGAGCGTTTCTCTTCAGCGTGCGATCTTGCGCGCGTCGACGCGTCACAGGGTGGCGCGATCGCTACCAGCGGCCCAAGCGTTATTTCTTAAACCACGTTACCGCGACGGTCGTTGTGATGCCGATGCTGTTAGTGCGAACGGTTTGCTAGCAAGCGGCTGTTCTTCGAGGCCCTTCCCGTCCCAGCGATTTTCGCCCAAGGGTTCATCGCGTGGTTTGATGCAGAGAGTTCCCAAGGCCCCGCCCCTTGGCACGGTTGCCGCAATGAGGTTTTTAGAACGATGAAATTCACACGAAACCACTACTTCCTGATCGGTATCCTGTTGATCTTGTTCGGAATTCAGTTTCGGTTAGTCGATTCGTTTGTGATCAACGAGCGATGCACTCGAGCCCTAGATCGCGTGATGCGGAAGACTCCCGTCGCAAGTAACGATGCGTTTTCGGCGTTTGCAATGCAGGTTCACCCCAACCCCACCAAACGCGTCCAACCGCCGCGCTGGATCGGCGCTGCGATGGTCGTCAGCGGAATCGTCGTCACGCTGCACAGCTTCGCCCTCCGCCGCAGCTGATACCCGCTACATCCGCCCCGCCGCCCCTGCCCCAATTCGCAGCAAGGATTGCTCGCCCACCAACCTACAGCTTCACGTGGCTTCGAAGGAACGAACCACCGACGGCAATCACGACGACCGAAGTTGTTGTGCGATTGATCATCGGAGCCCTTCAAAACCATGTTCTTGCTGCCAATCGTCATTCTGTTGTTTCGCGCTTCCCCAAGCGAACGCCGCTCGGTAGTGAGCC from Rosistilla oblonga includes the following:
- a CDS encoding carboxypeptidase-like regulatory domain-containing protein, producing the protein MVDEKKFRVPFLLVLFLSAVPLAMGCSSSDTSNTGTVAGSVNYNGSSLGEGASVVFMDMTTGFTCAGVTDAEGKFQLESINDGNLPIGSYGVMVRPGGTMDMAAMEQASSAEDAMNDAGIAKPAAVKFPSKYNDLATSGLSFEVQQGANEMQIELVD